A section of the Thermodesulfobacteriota bacterium genome encodes:
- a CDS encoding DnaJ domain-containing protein: protein MLKVDKKVFERVITQIITSNDIREILREFSLYRVFFYSLLKDVLRGEDSPNFPILRKIAKDRKISEQFIIEQAKLVLSHFAPEEPAEDYYRILNVPPTASAGEIRKSWINSMKAYHPDHVGDHGLDITKSLNEAYEILGDPIKRRKYDARRIPALPVVVVNPWSEITPRRLVFLFSLIAVLLASAFYLVESGLLSGSIYRVSQLSGEVEDEEEQAGEGFELFESEPNQEIRGGKSVEPPKEERVISSSSGVQESIVATPEEPSKKEVIQGEEDKKEALHSDMGKQSEQTASTEIRQKSPIQAGSDEEKDIGDFTDGQYMVRKGDTLSLIAKRFKVSVEELKEVNNLVDDKIDRGTLLLVPRTGEKIKSDEGVAVKQPAKILDEEEVSYRAEDEVKPKEEDKSKTQYSSLGKRYFSYQDKMSLYSFLSDYLTAYKNRDMDKFVSFFEPGARENGIEISKVLPSYRANFYSIEILEYKVRITSVTFEDNTASVDGGFAITFRSKSERGVKSAIGTISWFLSWLDNGWKIKEIRYQIQG, encoded by the coding sequence ATGCTCAAGGTAGATAAGAAGGTTTTTGAAAGGGTGATAACTCAGATTATTACCTCGAACGATATAAGAGAAATACTGAGGGAATTTTCACTTTACCGCGTATTTTTCTACTCTTTACTAAAAGATGTATTGAGGGGAGAAGACTCTCCTAACTTCCCTATATTGAGGAAGATTGCCAAAGACAGAAAGATAAGCGAGCAGTTTATAATCGAGCAAGCAAAACTGGTGTTATCCCATTTTGCCCCGGAGGAACCGGCGGAGGATTACTACAGAATTCTCAATGTGCCTCCTACCGCCTCTGCCGGGGAGATCAGAAAGAGCTGGATCAATTCCATGAAGGCATATCACCCGGACCACGTAGGAGACCATGGACTCGACATTACAAAGAGTTTGAATGAAGCGTATGAAATCCTAGGAGACCCGATAAAAAGAAGGAAATATGATGCAAGACGTATTCCGGCATTGCCGGTGGTGGTGGTTAATCCTTGGAGCGAAATTACGCCGAGAAGATTAGTCTTCTTGTTTTCTCTGATTGCGGTTTTGTTGGCATCGGCCTTCTATCTGGTCGAGTCCGGCCTTCTTTCCGGCTCAATCTACCGGGTAAGCCAGCTTTCCGGCGAGGTCGAAGATGAGGAGGAGCAGGCTGGAGAGGGGTTTGAACTATTCGAATCCGAGCCCAATCAAGAAATAAGAGGGGGGAAGTCGGTGGAACCTCCCAAGGAGGAGAGGGTGATTTCTTCATCTTCTGGGGTGCAGGAAAGCATCGTTGCCACTCCGGAAGAACCGAGTAAGAAGGAAGTTATTCAAGGAGAGGAAGACAAGAAGGAAGCCCTTCATAGCGACATGGGAAAGCAGTCTGAGCAGACCGCCTCGACGGAGATTCGGCAGAAATCTCCCATTCAAGCTGGGTCGGACGAGGAAAAGGACATAGGGGATTTTACCGACGGCCAATATATGGTCAGGAAAGGAGACACCTTAAGTTTGATAGCGAAAAGATTCAAAGTATCGGTCGAGGAACTCAAGGAAGTTAACAATCTGGTCGACGATAAGATCGACAGAGGAACTCTTTTACTTGTTCCTCGGACCGGAGAAAAAATAAAATCAGATGAGGGTGTAGCGGTAAAGCAACCGGCTAAGATCTTAGATGAAGAAGAGGTTAGTTACAGGGCGGAAGACGAGGTTAAGCCAAAGGAAGAGGATAAGTCGAAGACTCAGTATTCTAGCTTGGGTAAAAGGTATTTTTCATACCAGGATAAGATGTCTTTATATTCTTTCCTCTCCGATTATTTGACCGCATACAAAAACAGGGACATGGATAAATTCGTATCATTCTTCGAACCTGGGGCAAGGGAAAATGGTATCGAAATTTCAAAAGTTCTGCCTTCATACCGGGCTAATTTTTATTCTATAGAGATTCTGGAATACAAGGTCCGTATAACCAGCGTCACGTTCGAGGATAATACGGCATCGGTGGACGGGGGATTTGCTATTACCTTCAGAAGCAAAAGTGAAAGAGGGGTAAAAAGTGCCATAGGTACGATAAGCTGGTTTCTATCCTGGCTAGATAACGGGTGGAAGATTAAGGAGATTAGATACCAAATACAGGGTTGA
- a CDS encoding sulfotransferase domain-containing protein, with protein sequence MVLGAYERFRTKLGAAISYCMVYSLSGILPLYIVNEYPKSGGTWLAQMLGQALGIPFPRTNRFPMVRSSVVHGHYPKHRGMKNTIVIWRDGRDVMVSLYHHCFFLSKNEPTGSPFMEVIRRDLPFVDYENIGENLPAFIEYFFTRQRYPSFTWAEFVRRWHGRKGITYVRYEDLNRDTPGQLRRVISELTGKSVGSEKVAKVAQELSFERLSGRRPGEENKNSFLRKGIVGDWRNYFNKEASECFDLHAGDELILLGYERDRSWIAGQR encoded by the coding sequence ATGGTGCTGGGTGCATATGAGAGATTCCGGACAAAACTAGGGGCAGCCATATCCTACTGCATGGTTTATTCCCTGTCCGGAATATTGCCATTATACATCGTTAATGAATATCCAAAATCAGGTGGTACCTGGCTTGCCCAGATGCTGGGGCAGGCACTGGGTATTCCATTCCCGCGGACCAATCGATTTCCTATGGTCAGGTCATCAGTCGTACACGGTCATTATCCCAAACACCGGGGCATGAAGAACACCATCGTTATTTGGCGGGACGGCCGGGATGTGATGGTATCCCTTTACCATCATTGTTTCTTTCTTTCAAAAAACGAGCCGACAGGTTCGCCTTTTATGGAAGTAATCCGCCGTGACCTGCCGTTTGTCGATTATGAGAATATAGGTGAAAATTTGCCGGCCTTCATCGAATATTTTTTCACCAGACAAAGGTATCCTAGCTTTACCTGGGCTGAGTTTGTCAGGCGGTGGCATGGTCGTAAGGGTATCACCTACGTGCGTTATGAAGACCTTAATCGTGATACCCCTGGTCAGCTACGACGGGTCATTTCAGAGTTGACCGGCAAAAGCGTAGGGTCGGAGAAGGTAGCCAAAGTTGCCCAGGAGCTATCATTTGAACGCCTCTCCGGGCGCAGACCGGGGGAAGAGAACAAAAATAGTTTTTTGAGAAAAGGGATTGTCGGCGACTGGCGCAATTATTTCAACAAGGAGGCGAGTGAATGCTTTGACCTTCATGCCGGGGATGAGTTGATTCTTCTTGGCTACGAGAGAGACCGGTCTTGGATTGCCGGACAGCGGTGA